One genomic segment of Stigmatella erecta includes these proteins:
- a CDS encoding CarD family transcriptional regulator, with product MQTSFKTGDKAVYPGQGVGEVMGIEHTEVAGQRQSFYVLRILENGMRIMIPINKVGSVGLREIISEEDVKQVYSILKEKDISVDSTTWNRRYREYMEKIKTGSVFEIAEVLRDLYLLKGDKDLSFGERKMLDTARSLLIKELSLAKDCSEEEIESDLKKIFNIAS from the coding sequence GTGCAGACCAGCTTCAAGACTGGTGACAAGGCGGTTTACCCGGGCCAGGGCGTTGGCGAGGTCATGGGTATCGAGCACACCGAAGTGGCCGGTCAGCGTCAGTCCTTCTACGTGCTGCGCATCCTGGAGAACGGGATGCGGATCATGATTCCGATCAATAAGGTCGGCTCGGTGGGCCTGCGGGAGATCATCAGCGAGGAGGACGTCAAGCAGGTCTATTCCATCCTCAAGGAGAAGGACATCTCGGTCGACTCCACGACCTGGAACCGGCGCTACCGCGAGTACATGGAGAAGATCAAGACGGGCTCCGTCTTCGAGATCGCCGAGGTGCTGCGCGATCTGTACCTCCTCAAGGGCGACAAGGACCTCTCCTTTGGCGAGCGCAAGATGCTGGACACGGCGCGCTCGCTGCTCATCAAGGAGCTGTCGCTGGCCAAGGACTGCTCCGAAGAGGAGATCGAGTCCGACCTGAAGAAGATCTTCAACATCGCCTCCTAG
- a CDS encoding DNA internalization-related competence protein ComEC/Rec2: MSSAAWAFARLPGAHLGVLFALGAVGAGLAGLEARVDVPPALIHGGSALLEGDVERVDHFDEAVRVHLAVARAGALEAPAGPARFRASLTLQGTPPPLLPGQRVHAEARLQPLEPAGNPGEKDFTPLRRRRAFVFTGSVKAGRLLVVSQAPAWRQYVERTQQGLARAVRAVAPSEDAAALFLTLAAGQRASLDDALEDAFSRSGLAHVLSVSGLHVAALALMTLALLRRMLVRVGVRFRGMDARRVAAPASIPFVWAYVLFTGSQPPAVRSAVMATVVLLGLALWRRADGLNSLAAAAVVLIVWAPSSVADLSLQLSFLAVLSLLLLTPALREALPVPPPEAQEKRWLVRLAQKARETLLETFCASVAVTGASLPLVASAFGRASLAGLISNIVCLPLCGLLTGFAAGGAALFTVAPVLATPVLWGGAWASEVLLILTRFFAEVPLATVDLPPFGGVATALYTLGLGAWALGNGRWRLGALAAPVALAMAFLTPWLMPQPALRITFLSVGQGDAAVISSRGQHALVDGGGVPQGADTGARFVLPFLAHERIGRLALTILSHPHPDHALGLISTLGKVPTDQLWLPSGTTEGALSRKLIAAAGPAQVQEVEVGSTSFALGEATLEVLGPPRSDQRDLLEGVNDQSVVVLVRHGEVSVLLAGDVEEAGEEALLEHLGPVTVLKAPHHGSRTSSTPPFIERTRPRYVVFCVGRRNRFGFPHPEVEARYRAQGSECFRTDTDGAVTLESDGQDVRLHTFLAREAPPAARPVAPVAHRPHPGG, from the coding sequence TTGAGCTCAGCCGCCTGGGCGTTCGCTCGCCTGCCTGGTGCCCACCTGGGGGTGCTGTTCGCGCTGGGGGCCGTTGGCGCGGGACTGGCAGGGCTTGAGGCCCGGGTGGACGTGCCCCCCGCGTTGATCCACGGCGGATCCGCCCTTCTGGAGGGCGACGTCGAACGTGTGGATCATTTCGATGAGGCCGTACGCGTGCACCTGGCCGTGGCCCGGGCCGGGGCGCTGGAGGCTCCCGCGGGCCCGGCGCGCTTCCGCGCCAGCCTCACCCTGCAGGGCACGCCGCCGCCGTTGCTGCCCGGCCAGCGCGTCCACGCCGAGGCGCGCCTCCAGCCCCTGGAGCCCGCGGGCAACCCCGGGGAGAAGGACTTCACGCCCCTGCGGCGCCGGCGTGCGTTTGTCTTCACCGGGAGCGTCAAGGCGGGACGGCTGCTGGTGGTGTCCCAGGCGCCCGCGTGGCGCCAGTACGTCGAGCGGACCCAGCAGGGGCTCGCGCGGGCCGTCCGGGCGGTGGCCCCCTCGGAGGATGCGGCGGCGCTGTTTCTCACCCTGGCCGCCGGGCAGCGGGCCTCGCTCGACGATGCGCTGGAGGATGCCTTCTCCCGGAGTGGGCTGGCCCACGTGCTCAGCGTGAGCGGCCTGCACGTGGCGGCGCTCGCGCTGATGACGCTGGCCCTGCTGCGGCGGATGCTCGTCCGGGTGGGCGTGCGCTTCCGGGGGATGGATGCCCGGAGGGTGGCCGCCCCCGCGTCGATTCCCTTCGTCTGGGCCTACGTGCTCTTCACCGGGAGCCAGCCGCCCGCGGTGCGCTCGGCGGTCATGGCCACGGTGGTGCTGCTGGGCCTGGCGCTGTGGCGCCGCGCCGATGGGCTCAACAGCCTGGCCGCCGCGGCGGTGGTGCTCATCGTCTGGGCGCCCTCCAGCGTGGCGGACCTGTCGCTCCAGCTCTCGTTTCTCGCCGTGCTGAGCTTGCTGCTGCTCACGCCCGCCCTGCGGGAGGCCCTTCCCGTCCCGCCGCCGGAGGCCCAGGAGAAGCGCTGGCTCGTGCGCCTCGCCCAGAAGGCACGGGAAACCCTCCTGGAGACGTTCTGCGCCAGCGTCGCGGTGACGGGGGCGAGCCTGCCCCTGGTGGCCAGCGCCTTCGGCCGCGCGAGCCTCGCCGGCCTCATCTCCAACATCGTCTGTCTGCCCCTGTGTGGCCTGCTCACGGGCTTCGCCGCGGGCGGGGCGGCCCTCTTCACGGTGGCCCCGGTGCTGGCCACGCCGGTGCTGTGGGGCGGCGCCTGGGCCTCGGAGGTGCTGCTCATCCTCACCCGCTTCTTCGCCGAGGTTCCGCTCGCCACGGTGGACCTGCCCCCCTTCGGTGGGGTGGCCACGGCCCTGTACACGCTCGGCCTCGGGGCGTGGGCGCTCGGCAACGGGCGCTGGAGGCTCGGCGCGCTGGCGGCCCCCGTGGCGCTGGCGATGGCCTTTCTTACCCCCTGGCTCATGCCCCAGCCCGCCCTGCGCATCACCTTTCTCTCGGTGGGCCAGGGCGACGCGGCGGTGATCAGCTCGCGGGGCCAGCATGCCCTGGTGGATGGCGGCGGGGTGCCCCAGGGGGCCGACACCGGGGCGCGGTTCGTCCTGCCGTTCCTCGCCCACGAGCGCATCGGGCGGCTGGCCCTCACCATCCTGTCCCACCCCCATCCCGACCATGCGCTCGGGCTCATCTCCACCCTGGGCAAGGTCCCCACGGATCAACTCTGGCTTCCCTCGGGCACCACGGAGGGCGCCCTGTCCCGGAAGCTCATCGCCGCCGCGGGGCCCGCCCAGGTGCAGGAAGTGGAGGTGGGGAGCACCTCCTTCGCGCTGGGCGAGGCCACCCTGGAGGTGCTGGGGCCGCCACGGTCAGACCAGCGGGACTTGCTCGAAGGGGTCAACGACCAGAGCGTGGTGGTGCTCGTGCGCCACGGAGAGGTGAGCGTGCTCCTGGCGGGCGACGTGGAGGAGGCAGGCGAGGAGGCCCTGCTCGAACACCTGGGGCCCGTCACCGTGCTCAAGGCGCCCCACCATGGCTCGCGGACCTCCTCCACCCCGCCGTTCATCGAACGGACCCGGCCCCGGTACGTCGTCTTCTGTGTGGGGCGCCGCAACCGCTTTGGCTTCCCCCATCCCGAAGTCGAAGCGCGCTACCGGGCCCAGGGCAGCGAGTGCTTCCGGACCGACACGGACGGCGCCGTCACCTTGGAAAGCGACGGGCAGGATGTCCGCCTGCATACCTTCCTTGCACGCGAGGCTCCCCCGGCCGCACGCCCAGTTGCCCCTGTCGCACACCGTCCCCACCCTGGGGGTTAA
- a CDS encoding carbohydrate-binding family 9-like protein: MRPLSLVFLPVLGLILAACRDEQAGPRSRKPAASAQVKTLGAAPADLTFRSGATLGGGALVYLGSRVSPVQPSPGQAVQLSHYFQAVRAPPEGFRFFVHVVDAETGQMVVNADHEFQNGAAPLGSWPLGKVVEDVHTVEMPPAPVRVMLGFWKGDERLGVDAPRAQDGANRLLGPELGQAPELPEYKVQRASKPLVLDGVLDDAAWKEATPVVLRGSFDGRSASLRTEARLLYDDASLYVAFDVEDPDVWGTLRTRDAPIYEQEVVEVFLDANADGKTYNELQVSPHNVLFDAYFPARRQGMDLSWDSGMKTAVKVRGTLDDPADRDEGWTVEMQIPFARLAEVPHVPPLKGDRWRFNLYRLEHLGRRNVEGQAFSPLFIGDFHALPRFGWLTFE, encoded by the coding sequence ATGCGTCCTCTTTCCCTGGTTTTCCTTCCCGTGTTGGGCCTGATTCTCGCCGCTTGCCGGGATGAACAGGCCGGTCCTCGCTCCCGGAAGCCGGCGGCCTCGGCCCAGGTCAAGACGCTGGGCGCCGCGCCCGCGGACCTGACCTTCCGCAGTGGGGCCACGTTGGGCGGTGGCGCGCTGGTGTACCTGGGCTCCCGCGTCTCCCCCGTGCAGCCCTCTCCGGGACAGGCGGTGCAGCTCTCGCATTACTTTCAAGCGGTGCGTGCGCCCCCGGAGGGGTTCCGGTTCTTCGTCCACGTGGTGGACGCGGAGACGGGGCAGATGGTGGTCAACGCCGACCACGAGTTCCAGAACGGGGCCGCGCCGCTGGGCTCATGGCCGCTGGGCAAGGTGGTCGAAGACGTCCACACCGTGGAGATGCCGCCCGCGCCCGTCCGGGTGATGCTCGGCTTCTGGAAAGGGGACGAGCGCCTCGGGGTGGATGCGCCGCGGGCGCAGGATGGTGCGAACCGGCTGCTGGGGCCCGAGCTGGGCCAGGCGCCCGAGCTCCCCGAGTACAAGGTCCAGCGGGCCTCCAAGCCGCTGGTGCTGGATGGCGTGCTGGACGACGCGGCCTGGAAAGAGGCCACCCCCGTGGTGCTGCGCGGCAGCTTCGATGGGCGGAGCGCCTCGTTGAGGACGGAGGCGCGGTTGCTCTACGACGATGCTTCGCTCTACGTCGCGTTCGACGTGGAGGATCCCGATGTCTGGGGAACCCTGCGCACGCGGGATGCGCCCATCTACGAGCAAGAGGTGGTGGAAGTCTTCCTGGACGCCAACGCGGACGGGAAGACCTACAACGAGCTGCAGGTCTCTCCGCACAACGTCCTCTTCGATGCGTACTTCCCCGCGCGCCGGCAGGGAATGGACCTGAGCTGGGACTCCGGCATGAAGACGGCGGTGAAGGTGCGCGGGACGCTGGACGACCCGGCGGACCGGGACGAGGGCTGGACGGTGGAGATGCAGATTCCGTTCGCGCGGTTGGCCGAGGTGCCCCACGTGCCCCCTCTCAAGGGGGACCGCTGGCGCTTCAACCTCTACCGGCTGGAACACCTCGGACGGCGCAACGTGGAGGGGCAGGCGTTCTCCCCGCTCTTCATCGGGGACTTCCACGCACTGCCCCGCTTCGGGTGGCTCACGTTCGAGTGA